One Phocoena sinus isolate mPhoSin1 chromosome 14, mPhoSin1.pri, whole genome shotgun sequence genomic region harbors:
- the CABP1 gene encoding calcium-binding protein 1 isoform X2 yields MGNCVKSPLRNLSKKMRQEETSYTVVQTSEEGLAASSELPGPLLMLAQNCAVMHNLLGPACIFLRKGFAENRQPDRSLRPEEIEELREAFREFDKDKDGYINCRDLGNCMRTMGYMPTEMELIELSQQINMNLGGHVDFDDFVELMGPKLLAETADMIGVKELRDAFREFDTNGDGEISTSELREAMRKLLGHQVGHRDIEEIIRDVDLNGDGRVDFEEFVRMMSR; encoded by the exons ATGGGCAACTGTGTCAAGTCTCCACTGAGAAATCTCTCAAAGAAG ATGCGTCAGGAGGAGACCAGCTATACGGTGGTGCAGACGAGTGAGGAGGGGCTGGCGGCCAGCAGCGAGCTCCCCGGACCACTCCTGATGCTGGCCCAGAACTGCGCCGTCATGCACAACCTGCTGGGCCCAGCCTGCATTTTCCTGCGTAAGGGCTTCGCGGAGAACAGGCAGCCT GACAGATCACTGCGGCCAGAGGAGATTGAAG AGCTCCGGGAGGCCTTCAGAGAGTTTGACAAAGACAAGGACGGCTACATCAACTGCCGGGACCTGGGCAACTGCATGCGCACCATGGGCTACATGCCTACCGAGATGGAGCTTATCGAGCTGTCTCAGCAGATCAACATGAACC tgggtggCCATGTGGATTTTGATGACTTTGTGGAGCTAATGGGACCTAAACTCCTGGCGGAGACGGCAGATATGATTGGAGTAAAGGAACTGCGAGATGCCTTCCGAGAG TTTGACACCAATGGTGATGGGGAGATAAGTACCAGTGAGTTACGAGAGGCCATGAGGAAACTCCTGGGTCATCAGGTGGGACACCGAGACATAGAAGAAATTATCCGAGATGTGGACCTCAATGGGGATGGGCGAGTGGACTTTGAAG AGTTTGTCCGGATGATGTCCCGCTGA
- the CABP1 gene encoding calcium-binding protein 1 isoform X3 yields MGNCVKSPLRNLSKKDRSLRPEEIEELREAFREFDKDKDGYINCRDLGNCMRTMGYMPTEMELIELSQQINMNLGGHVDFDDFVELMGPKLLAETADMIGVKELRDAFREFDTNGDGEISTSELREAMRKLLGHQVGHRDIEEIIRDVDLNGDGRVDFEEFVRMMSR; encoded by the exons ATGGGCAACTGTGTCAAGTCTCCACTGAGAAATCTCTCAAAGAAG GACAGATCACTGCGGCCAGAGGAGATTGAAG AGCTCCGGGAGGCCTTCAGAGAGTTTGACAAAGACAAGGACGGCTACATCAACTGCCGGGACCTGGGCAACTGCATGCGCACCATGGGCTACATGCCTACCGAGATGGAGCTTATCGAGCTGTCTCAGCAGATCAACATGAACC tgggtggCCATGTGGATTTTGATGACTTTGTGGAGCTAATGGGACCTAAACTCCTGGCGGAGACGGCAGATATGATTGGAGTAAAGGAACTGCGAGATGCCTTCCGAGAG TTTGACACCAATGGTGATGGGGAGATAAGTACCAGTGAGTTACGAGAGGCCATGAGGAAACTCCTGGGTCATCAGGTGGGACACCGAGACATAGAAGAAATTATCCGAGATGTGGACCTCAATGGGGATGGGCGAGTGGACTTTGAAG AGTTTGTCCGGATGATGTCCCGCTGA
- the CABP1 gene encoding calcium-binding protein 1 isoform X1, whose product MGGGDGAAFKRPGDGARLQRVLGLGSRRAPRSLPAGGPAPRRTAPPPPGHASAGPAAMSSHIAKSESKTSLLKAAAASGGSRAPRHGPAREPVLSSRRLPGPCPGTPPPSGDPSSRRPLCRPAPREEGARGSRRGLPQAHCRPREAPPAAASRPSPPSPLPPARGRDGEERGLSPALGLRGSLRAPGRGDSAPAAASEADPFLHQLRPMLSSAFGQDRSLRPEEIEELREAFREFDKDKDGYINCRDLGNCMRTMGYMPTEMELIELSQQINMNLGGHVDFDDFVELMGPKLLAETADMIGVKELRDAFREFDTNGDGEISTSELREAMRKLLGHQVGHRDIEEIIRDVDLNGDGRVDFEEFVRMMSR is encoded by the exons ATGGGCGGCGGCGACGGGGCCGCATTTAAGCGGCCGGGGGACGGCGCCCGCCTCCAGCGCGTCCTCGGGCTCGGCTCCCGCCGGGCGCCCCGCTCTCTGCCCGCCGGGGGCCCAGCGCCGCGCCGCACCGCGCCGCCCCCGCCGGGCCATGCGAGCGCGGGCCCCGCCGCGATGAGCTCGCACATCGCTAAAAGCGAGTCCAAGACGTCGCTGCTGAAGGCGGCGGCGGCGAGCGGGGGCAGCCGGGCTCCCCGCCACGGCCCTGCCCGGGAGCCAGTGCTGTCCAGCCGCCGGCTGCCCGGCCCCTGCCCGGGCACGCCGCCGCCGTCCGGGGACCCCAGTTCGCGGAGGCCCCTGTGCCGGCCGGCGCCGCGAGAGGAGGGCGCGCGGGGGAGCCGGCGCGGGCTCCCCCAGGCGCACTGCAGGCCCCGGGAGGCGCCGCCGGCCGCGGCGTCCCGACCTTCGCCGCCGTCGCCGCTGCCGCCGGCCCGCGGGCGGGATGGGGAGGAACGGGGGCTGTCCCCGGCGCTCGGCCTCCGGGGCTCTCTGCGAGCCCCGGGTCGCGGGGACTCAGCTCCAGCCGCCGCGTCCGAGGCAGACCCGTTCCTCCACCAGCTGCGCCCCATGCTCAGCTCCGCCTTCGGCCAG GACAGATCACTGCGGCCAGAGGAGATTGAAG AGCTCCGGGAGGCCTTCAGAGAGTTTGACAAAGACAAGGACGGCTACATCAACTGCCGGGACCTGGGCAACTGCATGCGCACCATGGGCTACATGCCTACCGAGATGGAGCTTATCGAGCTGTCTCAGCAGATCAACATGAACC tgggtggCCATGTGGATTTTGATGACTTTGTGGAGCTAATGGGACCTAAACTCCTGGCGGAGACGGCAGATATGATTGGAGTAAAGGAACTGCGAGATGCCTTCCGAGAG TTTGACACCAATGGTGATGGGGAGATAAGTACCAGTGAGTTACGAGAGGCCATGAGGAAACTCCTGGGTCATCAGGTGGGACACCGAGACATAGAAGAAATTATCCGAGATGTGGACCTCAATGGGGATGGGCGAGTGGACTTTGAAG AGTTTGTCCGGATGATGTCCCGCTGA